Proteins encoded in a region of the Cetobacterium ceti genome:
- the ffh gene encoding signal recognition particle protein, whose translation MLDNLGARFQDIFKKVRGHGKLSESNIKEALREVKMSLLEADVNYKVVKDFIKKIQDKAIGTEVVTGINPGQQFIKIVNDELVELLGGTNSRLTKGVRNPTVIMLAGLQGAGKTTFAAKLSNYLKKTGERPYMISADVYRPAAMKQLEVLGKQIDVPVYFEEGSKDAVGICERGLEKAKEANATYLIIDTAGRLHIDEHLMEELKDIKKTVRPQEILLVVDAMIGQDAVNLAESFNNALNIDGVILTKFDGDTRGGAALSIKSVVGKSIKFVGTGEKISDLELFHPERIASRILGMGDVVSLVEKAQEAINEDDAKSLEEKIRTQQFDLDDFLKQLQNIKKLGPLGSILKMLPGVGQIGDLAPAEKEMKKVEAIIQSMTKEERKKPEILKASRKQRIAKGSGTDVSDVNKLLKQFEQMKDMMKMFSSGKFPNIPGMRGKKGGMKFPF comes from the coding sequence ATGTTAGATAATTTAGGGGCTAGATTTCAAGACATATTTAAAAAAGTTAGAGGCCATGGAAAATTAAGTGAGTCTAATATAAAAGAGGCATTAAGAGAAGTTAAGATGTCTTTATTAGAAGCTGACGTTAATTACAAGGTTGTAAAAGACTTTATTAAAAAAATACAAGATAAAGCAATAGGAACTGAAGTTGTAACAGGAATTAATCCAGGACAACAGTTTATAAAAATAGTAAATGATGAGTTAGTTGAATTATTAGGTGGAACAAACTCAAGACTTACAAAAGGGGTAAGAAATCCGACTGTAATAATGTTAGCAGGATTACAAGGAGCAGGTAAGACAACTTTTGCGGCTAAGTTATCAAACTATTTAAAGAAAACAGGAGAAAGACCTTATATGATTTCAGCTGACGTGTATAGACCGGCAGCAATGAAACAATTAGAGGTTCTAGGAAAACAAATAGATGTACCTGTTTATTTTGAAGAGGGTAGTAAGGATGCTGTAGGGATATGTGAAAGAGGACTTGAGAAGGCTAAAGAAGCCAATGCAACATACTTAATCATAGATACAGCAGGTAGATTACATATAGATGAACATTTAATGGAAGAACTAAAGGATATAAAGAAAACTGTAAGACCACAAGAAATCTTATTAGTTGTAGATGCAATGATAGGACAGGATGCAGTTAACTTAGCAGAATCTTTCAACAATGCCTTGAATATCGATGGAGTTATTCTTACAAAATTTGATGGAGATACTAGAGGTGGAGCGGCACTTTCTATAAAGTCTGTTGTTGGGAAATCAATTAAATTTGTAGGAACTGGAGAAAAGATTAGTGATTTAGAACTATTCCATCCAGAAAGAATAGCTTCGAGAATATTAGGAATGGGAGATGTTGTTTCATTAGTTGAAAAAGCTCAGGAGGCAATCAACGAAGATGATGCCAAATCCTTAGAGGAGAAAATAAGAACTCAACAGTTTGATTTAGATGACTTTTTAAAGCAATTGCAAAATATTAAAAAGTTAGGACCTCTTGGAAGTATTTTAAAAATGCTACCAGGGGTAGGACAAATTGGAGATTTAGCTCCTGCTGAAAAAGAAATGAAAAAAGTAGAAGCGATTATTCAATCTATGACTAAGGAAGAAAGAAAAAAACCTGAAATATTAAAAGCTAGTAGAAAGCAGCGTATTGCTAAGGGTAGTGGAACAGATGTTTCAGATGTTAATAAGCTTCTGAAGCAGTTTGAACAGATGAAAGACATGATGAAGATGTTTTCTTCTGGAAAATTTCCAAACATTCCAGGAATGAGAGGAAAAAAAGGTGGAATGAAATTTCCATTTTAA
- a CDS encoding Tex family protein, with translation MENLFKIVGKNLNISVKQIEDTVKLLDEGATVPFISRYRKELTGNLDEIQINKILEEVTYLRNLEKRKEEVLRLIEEQGKLTEELKNAILKSEKLQGVEDLYFPYRKKRKTKADTAKEQGLEPLSEEIYKVKSIEELEKVAQNYLNEEVETIEKALEGAKLIVAQNISENSTYREKIREELLKFGIITSKNTKKAGELDVKKVYGDYYEYTEPVNKILSHRILALNRGEKEDILSISLSFNQDKREFIEKFILKDFKNISLKELYLEIIRDGLDRLILPSIEREVRNILTEKAEIEAIAIFKENLKNLLMQPPLKEKNILALDPGYRTGCKTAVIDKEGFYKENTVLYLVKEMHNENQLKSAEKKVIDFIKKYNIDLIVIGNGTASRETESFIADLLKKYKLNVKYLIGNEAGASIYSASKIAGEEFPDLDVTVRGAISIGRRVQDPLAELVKIDPKSIGVGMYQHDVNQKKLDESLEDVIEFVVNNVGINLNRASWALLSHVSGIKKNIAKNIEEYRKENGRFKNRKELLKVKGLGAKAYEQMAGFLVIIDGENILDNTIIHPESYEIAKTILKSVDLSLEEYRDNLFEARKKLENFDYEKFAKENNYGQETIKDIYTALIKERIDPRDELEKPILRSDILTIDNLQNGMELEGTVRNVVKFGAFIDIGLKNDALLHISEISDKFIDDPSKVLSVGQIIKVKIKDIDRERERVTLTKKGL, from the coding sequence ATGGAAAACCTCTTTAAAATTGTGGGAAAAAATTTAAATATATCTGTAAAACAGATAGAGGATACTGTAAAGCTTTTAGATGAGGGAGCAACGGTTCCGTTTATATCAAGATATAGAAAAGAATTAACAGGTAATTTAGATGAGATACAGATAAATAAAATATTAGAAGAAGTGACATATTTAAGAAATTTAGAAAAAAGAAAAGAGGAAGTTTTAAGATTAATAGAGGAGCAAGGGAAATTAACAGAAGAGTTAAAAAATGCTATTTTAAAATCAGAAAAACTTCAAGGAGTAGAGGATCTATATTTTCCTTATAGAAAAAAAAGGAAAACTAAGGCAGATACTGCTAAGGAACAGGGGTTAGAACCTTTAAGTGAAGAGATTTATAAGGTTAAAAGTATAGAAGAATTAGAAAAAGTAGCTCAAAATTATTTAAATGAGGAAGTTGAAACTATAGAAAAAGCTCTAGAAGGAGCAAAACTAATAGTAGCTCAAAATATTTCTGAAAACTCTACATATAGAGAAAAAATAAGAGAAGAACTTTTAAAATTCGGAATAATAACTAGTAAAAATACTAAAAAAGCTGGAGAACTAGACGTAAAAAAAGTTTATGGAGATTATTATGAGTATACTGAGCCTGTAAACAAAATTTTATCTCATAGAATATTAGCTTTAAACAGAGGAGAAAAAGAAGATATTTTAAGTATTTCTTTATCTTTTAATCAAGACAAAAGAGAATTTATTGAAAAGTTTATTTTAAAAGATTTTAAAAATATAAGTTTAAAAGAATTATATTTAGAAATAATTAGAGATGGATTAGATAGATTAATTTTACCTTCTATTGAAAGAGAAGTTAGAAATATTTTAACTGAAAAAGCTGAAATAGAAGCAATTGCCATATTTAAGGAAAATTTAAAAAATCTTTTAATGCAACCTCCTTTAAAGGAAAAAAACATATTGGCTCTAGATCCAGGATATAGAACAGGATGTAAAACGGCTGTTATAGATAAAGAAGGATTTTATAAAGAAAATACAGTTCTTTATTTAGTAAAAGAGATGCATAATGAGAACCAATTAAAAAGTGCTGAGAAAAAAGTAATTGATTTTATTAAAAAATACAATATTGATTTAATAGTAATAGGAAATGGAACAGCATCTAGAGAAACAGAAAGTTTTATAGCAGACCTATTAAAAAAATATAAACTAAATGTTAAATATTTAATAGGGAATGAAGCAGGAGCATCTATATATTCAGCTTCAAAAATAGCTGGAGAAGAATTTCCTGATTTAGATGTAACCGTAAGAGGAGCTATTTCTATTGGAAGAAGAGTGCAAGATCCATTAGCTGAACTTGTAAAAATAGATCCAAAATCAATAGGAGTTGGAATGTACCAGCATGATGTTAATCAGAAAAAATTAGATGAATCTTTAGAAGATGTAATTGAGTTTGTTGTTAACAATGTTGGAATTAATTTAAATAGAGCTTCATGGGCATTATTATCCCATGTATCTGGAATAAAGAAAAATATTGCTAAAAATATTGAAGAATATAGAAAAGAAAATGGAAGATTTAAAAATAGAAAAGAACTTTTAAAAGTGAAAGGTCTAGGAGCAAAGGCTTATGAGCAGATGGCTGGATTTTTAGTTATTATAGATGGAGAGAATATTCTAGATAATACTATAATTCACCCAGAATCTTATGAAATTGCTAAAACTATTTTAAAATCAGTAGATTTATCCCTAGAAGAATATAGAGATAACTTATTTGAAGCTAGAAAAAAATTAGAAAACTTTGATTATGAAAAATTTGCTAAGGAAAATAATTATGGACAAGAGACTATAAAAGATATTTATACAGCTCTTATAAAAGAAAGAATTGACCCAAGAGATGAGTTAGAAAAACCTATTTTAAGATCAGATATATTAACAATAGATAATTTACAAAATGGAATGGAATTAGAGGGAACTGTTAGAAATGTTGTTAAATTTGGGGCATTTATTGATATTGGACTTAAAAATGATGCTCTATTACATATATCAGAAATATCTGATAAATTTATAGATGATCCTAGTAAAGTTTTATCTGTTGGTCAAATTATAAAAGTAAAAATTAAGGATATTGATAGAGAAAGAGAAAGGGTAACTTTAACCAAAAAGGGGTTATAA
- the rpsP gene encoding 30S ribosomal protein S16 gives MLKLRLTRMGSKKRPVYRLAAMESLSKRDGKAVAYLGNYYPLEDSKVVLKEEEIVKFLMNGAQPTRTVKSLLDKAGVWAKFEEAKRK, from the coding sequence ATGTTAAAATTAAGATTAACTAGAATGGGAAGCAAGAAGAGACCTGTATACAGATTAGCAGCAATGGAATCTTTATCAAAAAGAGACGGTAAAGCAGTAGCTTACTTAGGAAACTACTATCCATTAGAGGATTCAAAAGTAGTTTTAAAGGAAGAGGAAATTGTTAAGTTCTTAATGAACGGAGCACAACCTACAAGAACAGTAAAATCTTTATTAGATAAAGCTGGAGTATGGGCTAAGTTCGAAGAAGCAAAAAGAAAGTAA
- a CDS encoding ATP-binding protein: protein MKIRKNSLLIRIVFYNDIAIILTAILITMVLTFITFRDMETRVVGVARDKIVLLARGYQGYLNKIRDDLYQCSRNAEKSPSYESAAEDIKEELNKKNFKNYYDSVITILSENGKILAEAGNRDALRTLNEKNSKILIRNIYKKEYEDMGYYLVKINNDIYARIAVPYFFKDKKTYLVVSIPVDISLLQSLKNFLELNHRDKIFLLVDDKFDKGELKYYRGEPFLSQKIYDDLRLREYKYYYKNRSIDGQPYYMALYTLSNYNNEYIGSFGIAISKDNLIKTKTLVSIFVTLLVIVVIIIGSTITTKIFKKLLLPLAKIAELATQVREGDYEVEIPVEGSGEIRTLSTSLKTMLDKILSTKKELETQNKKLYENLERIESIDKLLIGIHIEEDISSTVKDLMGALTSEIGLGYSRAMFFRYSRERDCLVGEYTYINSLIEDKKDDILKEKESCNGFRFQIEELKELVTFMKIPFKRSNILSQALMEKKILYFNDKGYKYDLGNDLLKSIGLNNFFMFPIYNANRYSGVILVDYYTRNKKISLEEVELLNLLSMNISVRMQNKILEEDRIENERTLTIEKLAERFLSVRGEFIEKLHEVYETKGTPEEILEKLYTLKPGLEKIQKENDTLRAYANFRKRTFEEIHLDTLIQEVVDSQKEKIEKLGITLSYFSNYTGKIKGDSINLKKALVELINNSVEALERSKKINKKININISKSRKIDKIKIQIIDNGIGMTPNQLKCIHQPFISYSDETPGLGLSFVHQIIKEHIGVIKFFSKYNEGTEVKITLNAYKEDNL from the coding sequence ATGAAAATTAGAAAAAACTCCCTTTTGATTAGAATCGTTTTTTATAACGATATAGCCATTATTTTAACAGCAATTTTAATTACGATGGTTTTAACTTTCATAACCTTTAGAGATATGGAAACAAGAGTTGTTGGAGTAGCAAGGGATAAAATAGTTTTATTAGCAAGAGGATATCAAGGATACTTAAATAAAATAAGAGATGATTTATATCAGTGTTCTAGAAATGCAGAGAAATCACCTTCCTATGAAAGTGCCGCAGAAGATATAAAAGAGGAGTTAAATAAGAAAAATTTTAAAAATTATTATGATTCTGTTATAACCATACTATCTGAAAATGGGAAAATATTAGCTGAGGCAGGTAATAGAGATGCTTTAAGAACTTTAAATGAGAAAAATAGTAAAATTTTAATAAGAAATATTTATAAAAAAGAATATGAAGATATGGGATATTATTTAGTTAAAATAAATAATGATATCTATGCAAGAATAGCTGTTCCATATTTTTTTAAGGATAAAAAGACTTATTTAGTAGTCTCTATTCCAGTGGATATTTCATTGTTACAAAGTTTAAAAAATTTCTTAGAATTAAATCATCGTGATAAAATATTTTTATTAGTAGATGATAAATTCGATAAGGGTGAATTAAAGTATTATAGAGGGGAACCATTTTTAAGTCAAAAAATTTATGATGATTTAAGACTTAGAGAGTACAAATATTATTATAAAAATAGGAGTATAGATGGACAACCATATTATATGGCTTTATATACCTTAAGTAATTATAATAATGAGTATATAGGAAGTTTTGGAATTGCAATTTCAAAGGACAACTTAATAAAAACTAAAACTTTAGTATCTATATTTGTAACTTTATTAGTAATAGTTGTAATTATTATAGGATCAACAATAACTACAAAAATCTTTAAAAAATTACTATTACCTTTAGCTAAAATAGCAGAATTAGCCACTCAAGTTAGAGAGGGAGATTATGAAGTTGAAATTCCTGTGGAAGGTTCTGGAGAAATAAGAACCCTATCTACATCTTTAAAAACTATGTTAGATAAAATTTTATCTACAAAAAAAGAACTAGAAACACAAAATAAAAAATTGTACGAAAACTTAGAAAGAATAGAATCTATAGATAAATTACTAATAGGAATTCATATAGAAGAAGATATTTCTAGTACAGTTAAAGATTTAATGGGAGCTTTAACTTCAGAAATAGGATTAGGTTATAGCAGAGCTATGTTTTTTAGATATAGTAGAGAAAGAGATTGTTTAGTTGGAGAATATACTTATATAAATAGTCTAATTGAAGATAAAAAAGATGATATTTTAAAAGAAAAAGAAAGTTGTAATGGGTTTAGATTCCAAATAGAGGAATTAAAAGAACTAGTTACATTTATGAAAATTCCTTTTAAAAGAAGCAATATTTTAAGCCAAGCTTTAATGGAAAAGAAAATATTATATTTCAATGACAAAGGATATAAGTATGATTTAGGAAATGATCTTTTAAAAAGTATAGGTCTTAATAATTTCTTTATGTTTCCTATTTATAATGCCAATAGATATTCTGGAGTTATTTTAGTAGATTATTATACTAGAAATAAAAAAATATCTTTAGAGGAAGTTGAATTATTAAACTTACTTTCTATGAATATTTCTGTTAGAATGCAAAATAAGATTCTTGAGGAAGATAGAATTGAAAATGAAAGAACTTTAACAATTGAAAAATTAGCTGAGCGTTTCTTAAGTGTTAGAGGTGAATTTATAGAAAAGCTTCATGAAGTTTATGAAACTAAAGGAACACCTGAAGAGATACTAGAAAAGCTTTATACTCTTAAACCTGGTTTAGAAAAAATCCAGAAAGAAAATGATACTTTAAGAGCTTATGCAAACTTTAGAAAAAGAACATTTGAAGAGATACATTTAGATACTTTAATTCAAGAAGTTGTAGATAGCCAAAAAGAAAAAATTGAAAAATTAGGAATAACATTATCTTATTTTAGTAATTATACTGGTAAAATTAAGGGAGATAGTATAAACTTGAAAAAAGCTTTAGTAGAACTTATAAACAATTCAGTAGAAGCTTTAGAAAGATCTAAAAAAATAAATAAAAAAATAAATATTAATATATCTAAAAGTAGAAAAATAGATAAAATTAAAATTC